In the Cucumis sativus cultivar 9930 unplaced genomic scaffold, Cucumber_9930_V3 scaffold139, whole genome shotgun sequence genome, one interval contains:
- the LOC116405665 gene encoding uncharacterized protein LOC116405665 — protein sequence MLVLVGEWHLHPRKTHMYHLVLALPLQCTTLTYIVPTFPSLSLKKVLCQERVDVKSFSFDGSYYKLSTLLSTTSDRTKNQNQLFDDINNMYDDLRDDSSHHNLDKNDDHQNNKHVIIHENPFVQESHLQESTVETQQEQK from the exons ATGCTGGTCCTAGTCGGGGAGTGGCATTTACATCCCAGAAAGACACACATGTATCACCTCGTGTTGGCACTTCCATTGCAATGCACAACTCTGACATATATAGTGCCGACATTTCCTTCCTTAAGCTTGAAAAAAG TACTGTGTCAGGAACGTGTTGATGTAAAATCTTTCAGTTTTGATGGATCTTATTACAAGCTTTCAACTCTTCTTAGCACGACTTCTGACAGAACAAAG AACCagaatcaattgtttgatgatattaacAACATGTATGATGATCTTCGTGATGATTCTAGTCATCACAATCTGGACAAGAATgatgaccatcaaaataacaaacatgtgaTCATCCATGAGAATCCATTTGTTCAAGAGTCACATCTTCAAGAATCTACTGTAGAAACTCAACA ggaacaaaaatga